A DNA window from Blastocatellia bacterium contains the following coding sequences:
- a CDS encoding DUF433 domain-containing protein has product MNQQSRNLLGRISVDPQICHGKPCIKGTRIPVFVILDALAAGMTQQEIIEEYPPVTEEDIRAALYYASLVTQQEEVSLPV; this is encoded by the coding sequence ATGAACCAACAATCGCGCAATCTGCTCGGACGCATCTCGGTGGATCCGCAGATCTGCCACGGCAAGCCCTGCATCAAAGGTACCCGCATCCCGGTCTTCGTCATCCTCGACGCTCTTGCCGCTGGCATGACCCAGCAGGAGATCATCGAGGAATATCCTCCTGTGACGGAAGAAGACATCCGGGCAGCTCTTTACTACGCCTCGCTGGTAACCCAACAGGAGGAGGTATCGCTGCCAGTATGA